The genomic region aagtttcacaaccatacagaacaaccagtaatataactgttttataaattataattttcaggttttttgaaagcagactagaagacaaaaattaaactacatacattataatattattatgaagtcCATTTCATTGTCAAAAATTTCCTTTAGTATGGTAAGATTCGAAGCAACCGCgtatgcacgcacgcacgcacacacacacacacacacacctccaCGAGTATTCCGCTGGGTTCATTGGGTTTCACAGTTTTATTTTGGGTTTAAAAGGGTTTCATGgataaaaaagtttgagaaacactgctctaGACTTCATCAAGGTCTCCTCCACAATGAGAAAATTGGTATATGGTGCACCATTTGGAGCCAAAGGAACAtagaatatgtatattttttttttaattaactgacAGGGAGAATGCTTTGACCTTTTTTCAACAGGACTCTGCCATAGCTCACACAACTAATGTTTTGATGACAGAAATTAAGAGTTTGTTCAACAAGAACACAGCTTTTAGAAGGGAATTGTGACCCTATCACTTAACTTAACCCCATGCAACTTTTGCCTCTGGGCTAAATTGAAAGATATTGCATACAAGACAAATTCACATACCCTGGAAAAACTTTAACTTAATATGCATCAGGAGATTGCCACCATTTCTCAACGAGAATTATAGTGGGTGATAGGTAGTTTCTTAAAGAAGTGccaaaaataagtgaataaaggcACCTCCTTTCTTCAAATTGGTAAGTAACTTTTTAACTGTTTTTATTCCATACATTGCCTAGGAAACTTCATTTGTATGGTTGTATCACTGCCACACTATGATAACTGCACAAGGCAATAAGAGCCACACTCGATGTTAGCACAAATAGGTGTGCTGGTTCGTACTTTAGTGACTCTCTCTGTACTTGAATGAATACCACTAAAGCCATGATAAGTATGTATGTTTACCATCATCAAATTATACACATTTTGTACATCATCTGTTAATGGTGGTCCTCTTACATTCCTGCTTTCCAGGTATTTATCCTAACTAAATGTTTACTACTATCCATTATTACTTTATACTATATACTATGTAGTACTGATATTTATCTTAGTTAAGTTATTTCATAACACTTACTCATTCTCCTTATTTACTAGTCCTTGTAAATCTACTTCTGTTTATAGCTTAGTTTTCTCTTTCCACTTTTTCTTaattatatataacaattttcctggtttcttcaattttctttcattttataattttttacattaagCTTTGGCATTggttcttcaataattattttccttgttctctcaTTTTCCAGACAAGGTAGTAGATTTTATATCGCATCTTCTTTTTGATTGCAGGAagagcatatatttttttctcatgttTTCTCTTCTATTCTTTAACTTCTGAATTTCCATTCTCCACCATGCTAATCACATTCATTCTTCCCTGGTATTAATTCTTATGTATTCCTTTTGTCCCCATACGATTTTCGTTTCTTTATAATCTTTTAATGACTTGAGACTGTTTAAATTACTAAACATTGCTTTTGCTTCACTATCTCATTACTCCTCTCCATTATAATTTTACctcttaaatttatattaattgaacCAATTTCCTGTCATACCCAATTTAGTCCTAATCTACTCACGTCAATATCCAAGAAAAGtcacaaataatttaatgacaaagGTAAAAAACCCCTCTAAGCCAAATACATTACTTTGTCACAACGAAACCACAGTATAATACAATGGATCagacaaataagaaataaaagaaatcttaacccattaacgcccagcggtctatttatagacccttGCACACTCGACtacattagatttttttattggcgccccactgattcaatattaatgaTCACCATAAATATATCATGTAAGATGTTAACTAAACTTGCCAACATTTTATCCTCCTTCAAAAATAAGAATTCATTAAGGTATCTTAGTTCGAATTAGTTAGGTATAAAATGATGTCGCACtgtgtaaagaatataattaattttccgtaTTATGTCTCGATATTGTTATTGATTTGTGATTTAGTAGTGTCAAGGTTACTACTATTGCATCGCACAAGAAAAACAcagatttatgtaaaataattggAGCAATATGGACTGAAACGGCtgcggtctataaatagaccgctgggcacttatgatatcacGTGAAAATAACAGTGGAGAAAGGTGTGTCATTGCACTCTGTACCGCAACAGCTGATATCAGCAAGTGACTATCGGCAGTAGTACTGtgctattgcaagtagattagcaTCTGAAAGATGATTAGCACCTATTCGATCCCCAGAACGTGTTATTGTATGccctaaattggaaataaatgtgatacagtgtacgtctgcagtgtatacatttttgaacAACGGATATATTCCTTTTTACTCCTAAGTACAGTGgtctataaaatatgcaatagTATATCTCGACCAATAAAGAAAACAATGCAGCCTATTTTCACCAACATATTATAACAGTAaacaggaaaaaattaaatattgtaatggCACGATATATTGCTGTCCCATGCtctggcgtcgtggtctaaggcatcctgtctaggactcgcgttacggaatgcacgctggttcgagtcctcatgggggaagaaattttgtcacgaaatttcggccagtgtatgggaccggtgcccacccagcatcgtaatgcacttagggagctacgataggtagcgaaaatccggtttcgcaaaccagctataacggctgagaggatcatcgtgctaaccacaagatacttccattctgattggatgatcgtccacctctgcttcggcatgtggatgtgaggtcagcagccggctagtcgatctttgcccttcatgggctgtagcgccaaggatttacTTGTTTAcgatatattgcttcattttctttCGTAATATTATGTCAGATGGTATCACTTTTGACTAATTTCTTCTGTGTCCAACATCACATTGAGGTTTTCTATTCCCTGTGTAAAAAATCTCTGGTAAGGACACAGCTGAAATGACATCAGTAATAGGCACGATTTAGTCTTAGGCAGCAGAGTTGTGCTGAATGTGCTCGATTGCATTGTACATCCTCATGCTCACgacacataattttatatttttttttacaagatcATGAAGGTGGAGCAAAAGGTCTCCACCTTCAGGATCTTGGTTTCCGGGTTATAGGAACTGTGAGAGAAAACAGAATGGATGCCTTTACTCTTCAGTATACGAAATTACTATAGAATGCAGTACGAGAGTCCTACGATTATACATTTGACACTAATAGTGAAATTCTGTTCGTGAAGTGGGATGACAACAGATGTGTACCTGTAGGATCAAACTTTGATATAGGGGCTTCTGCAAGCAGGTGGAAAAGAAATGTAAGACAGAATTTAAGTGTGCAGCAACCACAGgtcatatttttttagtaggttatttcatgacgctttatcaacatcttaggttatttagtatctgtatgagatgaagataataatgccagtgaaatgagtccggggtccagcaccgaaagttagccagcatttgcttatattgggttgagagaaaacgccggaaaaatctcaaccaggtaacttgccccgactggaatcgaacccgggccacctggtttcatggccagatgCGCTAAGAGTTACTTCACAGGTCATAAAGAAATACGGTAAGTACATGAGTGGAGTGGACCATCATGATTGGTTAGCAGGAaaatatgccacttcaatccATGGAAAAACGTGGTACTGAGATTTCTTTGTCAGAATGCTGGATATGgctatagtaaatggttggattgtctacagagaaatacatggacgagactccctggacctacttGAATTCCGACGATGCTTGGCTGTTCAATATCTCTAGATGTTTTCGAACTGCAAGAGAATGGggcgccctatttcatcacctcgaggagtgaaatttggtatgaggaTAGATTAGTAGGGGTCACTTCATGGCAAAACAACCCTCTCAGAAACACTGTcggatggaatggtgtaaatgcagaccagtaacattccgcaagaagtgtgatgaaactctctgtcaaagatgctttgagccttaccaTACTCGGTAAAAacagatattactaaaataaatgtgttccattattgctgcagcattgtattgttgcattaaatactaaaactgtcataaataaatttatttatattggtgtaaatgtCCCTGGTTATActaaattaaatacacaaaaaaatatatttactttattgcaaatgaatacgcagatatcataagtgcccagcggtctatttatagaccgggTGATTTTCAGCTACTTTGTGCACGGcagaataaacaaaacatattcttggcatcttatggattaaatttatgaaatagatatattattttcgtttttttttaaataaaaataatttgggcgttaatgggttaaaataaaaaacaaagaattaAGATCGCcatctaataaaataatacaacataatacaCACGTAAATAAAATTAAGGCAAAATTACCACCTCTATATTCAACATTCAGATTCACTCTCAGCACTGCAATGTATAGGTTTCAGCGATATGATGGAAAACCACATCAATGTACAGACACGTCATATCAAATTGTTCTTTGAGGTCGAGTGGACATCATGCTGAGATTGGTGGATTCAATATTGACCAAAGACAACAGTATGGGAAGTAAAGTTTGATGTCCTGCATCATATATTTATGGTACCGGTATATCAAAAAATCCTATTCCTGAATAAGAGAACTCAGGGAAAAATGCATTTCCTATTCAGGGTTATAAGTTCTGTCTTATAGATGCGTCCCTCTCAGAAATGAAATTCAACTCTGCAAGGCTAGAAGAATTTGAGGAAAGTGCTAGTTAGCCATATAATATGAAAAAACTGAAAAACAATCTTTTGatctacaataaaattaataaatgagtagCTGTACTTGCACCTGCTTACCTTGTATCAAACTAGTATGTTTCTCATTAAAAGAGTTATACTCACAACAATGTCAGGCTGGCTCTTGTCTGATATAGCCTTCCGTGCATCAACTTGAAATGTGTCTGGCGAGTTTATTTCGGACGATGCCTCTTTCAGATATGACTGAGGAGACTGCTGAGGAAATTCTCGCAGCAAATCTTGACGATCAAAGTTTGTCTTCCATACCAGTATCTGTTGAATGAATTCGTAAAATAAATGCAACATATCTTACAACAGCAAAATTGAGAATTCATACAGGACACAACTATCTAGCACATAATCTACATTATATCGAAATACTAAACTAAAGCAACTATGGAATATGTAAAGAATCCAACTCTACCGCGGAtgctaaatattattaaaagattTTCTACACgaaaaacactgaaaatatgcaTTGTCAATATTTCCATCAATCTTTCAATCCTGATATGTGCATGGTATCAATAATATTGTTAGTACTCCCACGAATGTCGTGCCACACTGCTAAGGATCACATTAGTGCACATGTGGCAATTGTGACACTTGAAAAACTTGAAATAAAGAGATACTAAAACCTTGAATTTCTTTTATTTGGCCTAAAGAATTGTTTTTCATTACTTCCATTTGCACAggtttattttttcctttgagaTGACGAACATCgatgaaacattttaatttatttgtgtatatatatataatttttttttttttttttttttttttttttgtttagactCACAATTCTTCTAACATATCACGATATGAACTCACAAAATCAGTACTCACTTGACACTCTGTACCTGATGTGTACTCATCCTTGGTTGAGGCAatactaataaaaaaaattgatagaacAAACATGCAATCAATAATACTATATTGATAAATTTTTCATGGCATTATGAATACTGAAAAACAATTCTCAATCTATTAGAATGACAAATCATTACTAATgatcttaaatgttcaatattcttcttcttcttgttcctttCGCATTAAGTCTGCAGCTTGTTGCGTCCATTCATCAATGCTATGTAAGTGTATCTTTCCATCTCAATGATGTTCAATATTATTGACAATATTCGATACTGACAAAATTTCTAATTCCTTAAATGAACTCTTGGGCTGTTGCATGAAGCTTTTCCTCTCGCTGCACGCACTGTCTTCTTCCAAGCATTGAGAGACACCTGATACAGTGTTGAGATAGGTTTTGTTTGACCCACACCAATCACCTTCTAATAATAATCTTTGAGCAACAATTTTCTAGAGTTGATGTTACAAGTCTTTCAACAGTTCATCGATTAATAGAGACAAATTTTGGAACACTGGtagtattataaaaaataaaaccggCCATCTACATCGAGTGCTTACTGAGGAAACTTTGGTCCACATTGCAGTTCGACTAGAAAATTCTCCCAAAAATTTTTCAcatgacataaaaaaaaaacataaatttcctaCAGTTCAGTTCAGagcaacaaaattaaataaaactaaaaccCTGACGAATTTTGAAGAAGAGAATACATCAGATGTTGAAAACAAATACCGTAATGGTTTCTTACACCAAACTATAGTAAATTAGCAACTACATCTTATTTATGGTTAATACAGATGAAATATTTAGAGTTAAAATCGCAACAGTGACTAAGTGCTAGAATGCTCGGCTTATAAGCCAGGGGACTCTGGTTCAAATCCCATTATGCCcagaatttataacttgtgttgggcaagaaCATGGTCCAGGCAACATAGGGGTTTTCTCCAGGTACTCTATagttgtttttttgaaagatgggacatgacaggagcgttatgatcggaaaaacaactgaatgtcacatagtgtggtaggcctgttgctatggtaacaacagatgaattgccaaacttaccgttcccacgtggcaaatgcttaatagctctcttggcgacatttattgtgcacaatgttagcattggtacatttcgtgtttgattctctgtcgatttttgtattgttttcttatttttgcgtcaattgtcaatgaatgttttaacgtcagccatcttaacgtcaattgctagcttctatcagctggcagcatggtagtccaatttgacaacatagcactgtagttccaagcttggccgcttaactgtcatgtcccatctttcaaaaaacaaaTATAGTTCCCCTGTAACATCTCAATAATTctcaattatcattatttattactacagtaactatagtggactttatgttgtcagcaaacagctggatacattaagaagattgattgatcatTCATCATGACTGCAATGTGGACCCAccacctgtggtgcactctggacagtctctGACAAACTAAGTGGCCTATGCTTCTCAGCACTAATGACATCTATGAGCTGCTCATAGACTCAGGGCAAATAATGACAAGTTAAGGGCCCTGCCAttggataaaaatatataaataaaataataaaaattacatttatgctgataagtttttcatgtaaTTCGGAagcatgaaaaaaaaacataaacatcAAACTTTTACTGTTGCAGAcacacatattaaacaaaataatttcaagtatTTGAGGAAAAACAAAGTGATCAAGAAACTCAGGAACAGAATTATTCGTACCTGCTGATCAGCGCCACCAGAAGCAAAGTATTCACCATTTGCTGAAAATGCAACTGAAGTTATAGAACCCTCATGCCCTTGAAGCGTGTAGATGGGGCGCCCCTCCAGCAGATCCATCACCTGAAGTAAAAAAGGCAACAACTTGTCAGGTTCACAGATATCCTTATAAGTCAATTACGCTATTCATCATCGATGAAAAAAATTATGTGATAAGAAAGCAACAGTGAAGTGAGAAAAAGTACGGAACAGAAATCTGTCCCACGTAATTTTGTCTAATAAAAATTTCACGTGATTCACCAAATGGATGGAATCATCAAGTTGATGGAAAGTCATCAGTTGATCAAATTACAACTGGACATATTCAGAATGAATAGCTACATTAAAAATATGTACAAGCATGGAATTCAATGCCATGCATATAGTTGGCTATTTCAATTAGGTActggtatagaaatgttttatgACATTTTTGTATGAATAATGCCATATTTTCTACATCTCTTTTCCtaaaagaattaattttattattataatcataacTAATAcgaagttaattaaaaattaaccaATAACCAAGCATAATACAACTGACGTGGCATTTCAGTGTCTGGAAATGATTCACAAGACCATATGACAATACATGTGTAGAATTCTTTAACTAGGCCTGCCTTCGTTCTTGACATTTATtatagaagaggaagaaaaagtaGAAAGATGAAGAGTGAATGCAGAGGAaaacgaagaaaaataaacgaaaaagAAAATACTAACAGGTAACCAAGCTCTACAGAACAAGTAATTTGTATACAGCTTGATTACACAACATTTAACACTATATTTCTAAGAAATAATTTGTCATCATTACACTTCACATAAAACCTTTACTATTTCACTGTATAATCATCAGGCCCAAAGTACGAGTAGTTTCCACCACACACACAATCAGAAGAATGCTAGATTCTAGAAAGTTTTATTCTGGGCTGTTTCATCGTGATCTGTACTGTTGCATATCTGACATCATTATGAatatagacatatatatatatatatatatatatatagtatacagATTGTGTTCCTTCCATGGACATGAATATTACTCCCCTATAAGAAATATAGCTGTGTAATGGGAAAACAAAGCTAATCTCTTTCATTTAAATCAGCAAATCCATTATGGAAGATTATTATCGACTGAACAATAGGAATTACTTcaaagaatgtgtactatgtaaATATCAGAATATCTTCTCCGTAATTTATGTAGTGTACAAGAAAAGGTCTAAAATTTATTATGGAAAAATTCAAAGTTCTTGACCAACATGATTTCTTGGCCAAACATCTACAAAAGATTGAAATGTTGTCTCCACCAAATCTTATGTTGGTAGAAAAGGACCTATTAATATGTGAAAATTACttgatatgatgatatatattggatgtcaacatttacatccatgtaacgtGGATTACACAATTTTGtgtccggtgccacaattacattcattacagatatttcTTTTGTAGatgctcttataatttaactttcgaccccatttaaattggtCAGTATTCCCATTTTTAAAACCTAATAACTTAATTCATATctttcaaaattgacacttttacaactctgttcttgattttcagttcacttatatcgaacacactgtttctaacaatacttgttaTTAAAACATACTactccattgtccaatatgttcgttattatgtctgtttcttgtctacattccattttcagatctcactaattttctacatattatacttcattatcctagctagcctcccccaccatactcacctattttcattatctctattgTTTTACTTtgcttcctattacactcctctaattcattcaaaattgacacttttatcactccgttcttgattttcagttcacttagtctatatcgaacacacactgtttctaataatacttgttactaaaacatactacaccattgtccaatatgttcgttattatgtctgttcttgtgtacattccattttctacatattatactttgctatcctagctagcctcctccaccatactccacacctattttcattatctctatcgtcttaactttctattacactcctctaattcatattgtgactttaatacaaaacaataatgtaacttttatacaaaacaacaataatcactttctataattgaatgtaaacactcccgtcaacaatgggatttccactccacacagaaacacagtattcgttattgcactccacagacgacaatgacaatttacttggattattgagaaaaacaatgtactgctaatcttaactaatattcacaaagcactatttacaaatcagaactgtcagttctcagttcacagttcgtttgccttggctagttcttctagctcagtcactcgagttcacagtatctcgaaccccagaccttcagacagagtccactgaacttcaaactcaggtcccccaactgtggtccactgcactcaaactcatgacgtccggctcccacagttacggacacaacttaagtcgaactccggtctcgaagctggcttcactgctacacaagactgccttgctgtccaaaactagcaacgactgcaactcactgctcaagttcactcgcgtgtcgtatttataactaaaccatagtttccggaAAGTACGATGAGGGAAATTTCTACAGATGCCCAGAAGATGGCGCCTCTctatttctcccctcagtcgcaggcgcattacttccccctctctgccgcagtcgccgtctctcctctctacgccacagcacatgccccaggaactTCATTTGCTGCGCCAAGGCACCGCCGACCTTGCCCTCCTTCTGCCGGACGCGAGATCGTatcccggctgtcacaatattttattttacttactatgtCCTTAGCCATCTCTGGACCTGAAAGATCCACTTCACCCTTTTGTTATAAActcgtctttctttttcttctcttcacttctcgcCATTTCAGCCCTTGCACCcacagaaacaatttcacttctcctctagacactgaccttccttcccactaatCTGGTTAAATCACTTCCCAAATCACTTGACTTTTTATTCGTGTCACTaaacttcattgcatttgtggTACTTAATCCACTCTTACCTGATTTCTtcacatatgttttcttcttctgtattcttGATCTCAGCATTTCCTGGTTCTGTCTCGCTTCCTCCAGCGCAATCTGCAATTCAGCCAATTCTCTGTCGTCTACACGTACCTGGTCAACGATCTTGTTATGAGTTACTTTCCACCACAATTGCTGATTGAGCAGACTGTCCACCACCTGTCACGTATAATTTGTCCCAGTTCGAATTCCGATCTTCACTTAACCTCTGTTTAGTTGGACTGGTAGGTACTAATCCATGCCaatgattttcttcaatttcccTATTTTCCAGTTGTGTATGATAACTGCAtttgcttcattttatttttcacttgacCATTCTTCTTCCTCATAATGTGAAGATCACTTACTGAAATATAAAACTCTTCCTAATGCTACTAATATTGTTCAGCACATTAATGGTTACAAGACGACTGAAACTTTGTCAAATAACTTAACATTAAACACCACCCAAGCAACCAACCAACTCGTATTCTATTACATATATCCTGGTGTAGTTGCAGCACAAGGTACATAACATACCTTCATTGTGGAATCACACGAAGCTGTAAGCAGATAGTTGCCACATGGATGAAATGCAATCTTGTTGACAGCACCGTCATGACTGCAGTAGTGCTGTAGCAGTTTGTGCATACGGATGTCATACACTTTGACCACATTGTTTGTCATGGCTGTTCCGATGCATGTTCCACTAGGATGGAATTCCACGTTTAATGCACTGCCTGCAGAGAAATATGAATTCATGTATAAATAAAGCTGACAGaggctatttcattgttttattaaattacatttgTAATGCGATACTTAGCAGATCCAATAGAGGTGGCAAGCTCATCCAGTGTTACCTAGTACACGTGGAAGCCCATTTAAACATTAAATGGTGGAAGTATATTTATCAGCACGAGATTAACTTGGCAGCAGGTTGATtagaataataaatcaataatatgaacattaaaaAATGATGTAGTGTTAATAAAATACACTGACGGGGACGGGGGGAAAGCAACTATGTGAAATGTCACTATAACAAATATAATGTCTCATTAACACATTTTCCCACTTTCCCTCACATTTTTATATTGagaacagtattttattttccttctgcaGGATTTCCAATGCCAAAGGGTGGTTTAACTTATAAGTCCCTATCTCATAGAGTGCAATAAATGTTTTCTTTCCAGAAATAAAGTTTATAGATTGATAATGATTTCGTTTCTAACCCTTGACATATCCAGAGTTATTTTTTGGTGAAACTGCAATTTTTTAGGTTTctcagtttaaaattattattattattattattttttttttttcacgtaacATGCGTTAAATTCCAGAAGAAACTGCAAAAGCAACTTCTTTGGTGTGGTGAAACATGGACGAACAGACGAAATACGGTATGTACTATAATACTAGTGTCAGTCCACATGAATCAAGCCGAGGTTTTGACCCACAGCCTCAGACATTCAGGTGTCAATTTAAAGTTCATGGTGTAGACTTTCGTTTGATATGCTACACAATAACGTGCTGTAATATTGgttcaatttttcaaaatccaacattttttatttttgaatagggCCTAACTCAAAAACTCcaactttacattttttttttttttcaaataaatgcaTGTTTCTCTTGTACATGTTAACCAAATGTGATGAAATTTGAAGATGGACAAAGAACAACAGCAGCAATctacatttataaatatatgaattataCTCTGACGTATACGCAATGATCTATTTACCTTTTATTTCCTGGAATACATGAACACACAGAGAACTGTTGGGGTCGTACAATCGAACAGTTTTATCATCTGAACATGTAGCGACGAGTTGCCCATTTGGAGAAAATCGAGCACAACGGACCCAATTGTTGTGACCTAAAAGAGCAGATATGAACTTTCTTCGGGAAACACCCCATATCTTCACACTCTTGTCATCAGATGCAGTTACCATTCGCTGTCCATCTGGTGAAAAATGTATTGATCTAACTGCGCCTGTGTGTGCACGAAATTCTCCAGTTTCTCCTTGAACTGTTGGAACCCAAAGACGAACACTTCTGTCACGTGAAACAGAAGCTACCAATTGTCCAGATGGAGAAAAAGAGATATCCATCACGCCATCCTTATGAGCCTTGAACCTGATTAAAAGTATCAGTTACcacttaaataacattttatcTTACAAAAGTCAATGTAATGGGAAATTATCTAGATGGAGAAAAAGAGATATCCATCACTCCATCCGTACGAGGCTTGAACCTGATTAAAAGTATAAGTTGCCACTTAAATAACAGTTTACCTTACAAAAGTCAATGTAATCAGAAAGCGAACTACCTATGAATTGAAGTATAGAAATGTAGGATTATTAAATGACTAAGTTACTAACCTAAATGCTCTATTCATCTGACGAAAATTCCACACCATTATACTTGAATCAAGACTACTTGACGCCAATTGTTTCATCGTAGGATTAAAAGCAAGGGCCGTTACAGAATCTCGGTGCCCTCGAAAGTGCCGTTCTAATGTTGGATCGTCACTCGACATTTTCCTGTTGACATCACACATGCTGATTCCATGCAAATTAATCCAATAATCTGTATACTCTATAATCAATTATCCTGTACCTACCATGAAATGTCAATACAACTATTATTCTACTTCCAGTATAAGAAAAGTGCTTAAACGTATATTTATTAGCTAACCATAACTAGTATTATAGCTAAACATGTCATACTAATGCTTCACTGATGGTTTATTAAAATTATACCTACACTGTGttcgtaattatttattttctaaactAAAATGTAGTTGAACTCACCGCTTTTA from Periplaneta americana isolate PAMFEO1 chromosome 15, P.americana_PAMFEO1_priV1, whole genome shotgun sequence harbors:
- the LOC138714876 gene encoding POC1 centriolar protein homolog A-like isoform X2, giving the protein MSSDDPTLERHFRGHRDSVTALAFNPTMKQLASSSLDSSIMVWNFRQMNRAFRFKAHKDGVMDISFSPSGQLVASVSRDRSVRLWVPTVQGETGEFRAHTGAVRSIHFSPDGQRMVTASDDKSVKIWGVSRRKFISALLGHNNWVRCARFSPNGQLVATCSDDKTVRLYDPNSSLCVHVFQEIKGSALNVEFHPSGTCIGTAMTNNVVKVYDIRMHKLLQHYCSHDGAVNKIAFHPCGNYLLTASCDSTMKVMDLLEGRPIYTLQGHEGSITSVAFSANGEYFASGGADQQILVWKTNFDRQDLLREFPQQSPQSYLKEASSEINSPDTFQVDARKAISDKSQPDIVEMAVESKDSEKSNILLDTAANCNTSETQGIVRDENFNPNKYKAKDDHGDSPSLVTVRAKYSKQKHHSIHTSSSDSSKSHISPNQSTDGDNSQVLTTLENLCGQVETLRQTVLLMEQRLTILEDKVKDASI
- the LOC138714876 gene encoding POC1 centriolar protein homolog A-like isoform X1, yielding MCDVNRKMSSDDPTLERHFRGHRDSVTALAFNPTMKQLASSSLDSSIMVWNFRQMNRAFRFKAHKDGVMDISFSPSGQLVASVSRDRSVRLWVPTVQGETGEFRAHTGAVRSIHFSPDGQRMVTASDDKSVKIWGVSRRKFISALLGHNNWVRCARFSPNGQLVATCSDDKTVRLYDPNSSLCVHVFQEIKGSALNVEFHPSGTCIGTAMTNNVVKVYDIRMHKLLQHYCSHDGAVNKIAFHPCGNYLLTASCDSTMKVMDLLEGRPIYTLQGHEGSITSVAFSANGEYFASGGADQQILVWKTNFDRQDLLREFPQQSPQSYLKEASSEINSPDTFQVDARKAISDKSQPDIVEMAVESKDSEKSNILLDTAANCNTSETQGIVRDENFNPNKYKAKDDHGDSPSLVTVRAKYSKQKHHSIHTSSSDSSKSHISPNQSTDGDNSQVLTTLENLCGQVETLRQTVLLMEQRLTILEDKVKDASI